From Haloglomus litoreum, the proteins below share one genomic window:
- a CDS encoding 50S ribosomal protein L30 yields the protein MRALVQLRGEVNQGTDVRDTLGMLNLHRVNHATLVPETDTYRGMVNKVNDWVAHGEPSTEMVETLIRRRGEPAEGDADIDDEWVAEHTDYSDVASLAEALVNEETKLQDEGLSPTLRLHPPRGGHDGIKHPIKEGGVLGKQSTEEIDALLEAMR from the coding sequence ATGCGCGCCCTCGTCCAGCTCCGCGGCGAGGTCAACCAGGGCACCGACGTGCGCGACACGCTCGGCATGCTCAACCTCCACCGCGTCAACCACGCCACGCTCGTCCCGGAGACGGACACCTACCGTGGCATGGTCAACAAGGTGAACGACTGGGTGGCCCACGGCGAGCCCTCGACCGAGATGGTCGAGACGCTCATCCGTCGGCGCGGCGAGCCCGCCGAGGGCGACGCCGACATCGACGACGAGTGGGTCGCCGAGCACACGGACTACAGCGACGTCGCGTCGCTGGCCGAGGCCCTCGTCAACGAGGAGACGAAGCTCCAGGACGAGGGGCTCTCGCCCACGCTGCGGCTCCACCCGCCGCGTGGCGGCCACGACGGCATCAAGCACCCCATCAAGGAGGGCGGGGTCCTCGGCAAGCAGTCGACCGAGGAGATCGACGCCCTGCTGGAGGCGATGCGATGA
- a CDS encoding uL15m family ribosomal protein: MTSKKRRQRGSRTHGGGSHKKRRGAGHRGGRGRAGRDKHEQYLYPPLGKSGFKRPQKVQEQIETINVRELDEDAVVLAAEGVAEETGDGYEVDVRDVVEDGHEVDAVKVLAAGQVHEALTVHADAFSDDAREAIEAAGGEAVLTERGEERAAEAEDEEAEGDTTEESNED, encoded by the coding sequence ATGACATCCAAGAAACGACGACAGCGCGGCTCCCGCACCCACGGCGGGGGCTCGCACAAGAAGCGACGGGGCGCCGGCCACCGCGGCGGCCGCGGCCGCGCCGGCCGTGACAAGCACGAGCAGTACCTCTACCCGCCGCTCGGCAAGTCCGGCTTCAAGCGCCCCCAGAAGGTACAGGAGCAGATCGAGACCATCAACGTCCGCGAACTCGACGAGGACGCGGTCGTCCTCGCCGCGGAGGGCGTCGCCGAGGAGACCGGCGACGGCTACGAGGTCGACGTCCGCGACGTCGTCGAGGACGGCCACGAGGTCGACGCGGTGAAGGTCCTCGCGGCGGGTCAGGTCCACGAGGCCCTGACCGTCCACGCGGACGCGTTCTCGGACGACGCCCGCGAGGCCATCGAGGCCGCGGGCGGCGAGGCGGTCCTCACCGAGCGCGGCGAGGAACGCGCCGCCGAGGCCGAGGACGAGGAGGCCGAAGGAGATACAACCGAGGAGTCCAACGAGGATTAA
- the secY gene encoding preprotein translocase subunit SecY yields the protein MSWKETAEPVLTRMPGVERPEGHVPFRRKLGWTAGVLVLYFFLTNVFIYGLASGGGNDAFGQFRTILAGGQGTVLQLGIGPIVTASIVLQLLGGADLLGLDTQSNPRDQVLYQGLQKLLVVVMCVLTGLPMVFAGGFLPADPQLAAQLGIGLAGLKWLMFAQVLVGGLLILFMDEVISKWGVGSGIGLFIIAGISQRLIGGFFGVPGLTRNPGFFYNWYTILTGQQQLGAVLSTQGLLNLLIQPGQLLFLFTTVAIFAVVVYAESVRVEIPLSHARVKGARGRFPVKLIYASVLPMILVRALQANIQFLGRILFSQTGNANNAIELFGTAMPWLGVYTRSGAGTAEPVGGFFYYLAPIYSYQDWMWFLGTTTNPPSMIMARVFVDLFIMVVGGAIFAIFWVETADMGPEATAQQIQNSGMQIPGFRQSPGVIEKVLERYIPQVTVIGGALVGLLAVMANMLGTIGAVSGTGLLLTVSITYKLYEEIAEEQLMEMHPMMRQVFGD from the coding sequence ATGAGTTGGAAGGAGACCGCCGAACCAGTACTCACGCGGATGCCCGGCGTCGAGCGGCCGGAGGGCCACGTGCCCTTCCGTCGGAAGCTCGGCTGGACCGCGGGCGTCCTCGTGCTGTACTTCTTCCTCACGAACGTGTTCATCTACGGACTCGCGAGTGGGGGCGGCAACGACGCGTTCGGGCAGTTCCGGACCATCCTCGCGGGTGGGCAGGGAACCGTGCTGCAGCTGGGCATCGGGCCCATCGTCACGGCCTCGATCGTGCTGCAGTTGCTCGGCGGCGCCGACCTGCTCGGACTGGACACGCAGTCGAACCCGCGGGACCAGGTGCTCTACCAGGGCCTCCAGAAGCTGCTGGTGGTCGTGATGTGCGTCCTGACCGGGCTGCCGATGGTGTTCGCCGGTGGGTTCCTGCCCGCGGACCCGCAGCTCGCGGCCCAGCTCGGCATCGGCCTCGCCGGGCTCAAGTGGCTGATGTTCGCCCAGGTCCTGGTCGGCGGTCTCCTCATCCTGTTCATGGACGAGGTCATCTCGAAGTGGGGCGTCGGCTCCGGGATCGGTCTGTTCATCATCGCCGGGATCAGCCAGCGCCTCATCGGCGGCTTCTTCGGCGTCCCCGGCCTCACGCGGAACCCCGGGTTCTTCTACAACTGGTACACCATCCTGACCGGCCAGCAGCAGCTCGGCGCGGTCCTCTCGACGCAGGGCCTGCTGAACCTGCTCATCCAGCCCGGGCAGCTGTTGTTCCTGTTCACGACGGTCGCCATCTTCGCGGTCGTCGTCTACGCCGAGTCCGTGCGCGTCGAGATCCCGCTCTCGCACGCCCGGGTCAAGGGCGCGCGTGGTCGCTTCCCCGTGAAGCTCATCTACGCCAGCGTCCTGCCGATGATCCTCGTCCGTGCGCTCCAGGCCAACATCCAGTTCCTGGGCCGCATCCTGTTCAGTCAGACCGGGAACGCGAACAACGCCATCGAGCTGTTCGGCACCGCCATGCCGTGGCTTGGGGTGTACACGCGCTCGGGTGCGGGGACCGCCGAACCGGTCGGCGGGTTCTTCTACTACCTCGCACCCATCTACAGCTACCAGGACTGGATGTGGTTCCTCGGGACCACCACGAACCCGCCCAGCATGATCATGGCTCGCGTCTTCGTCGACCTGTTCATCATGGTCGTCGGCGGCGCCATCTTCGCCATCTTCTGGGTCGAGACCGCGGACATGGGCCCCGAGGCGACGGCCCAGCAGATCCAGAACTCCGGGATGCAGATTCCCGGTTTCCGGCAGTCGCCCGGCGTCATCGAGAAGGTCCTCGAGCGGTACATCCCGCAGGTGACCGTCATCGGCGGCGCCCTCGTGGGCCTGCTGGCCGTCATGGCCAACATGCTCGGGACCATCGGCGCCGTCTCCGGGACGGGCCTGCTGCTGACCGTCTCCATCACGTACAAGCTCTACGAGGAGATCGCCGAAGAGCAGCTGATGGAGATGCATCCGATGATGCGGCAGGTCTTCGGCGACTGA
- the cmk gene encoding (d)CMP kinase, with protein MEHNLLITVSGPPGSGASSTSQALAEALGVQRVDGGEVFRELAEERGMSLTQFSAKADEDPEIDQLIDRRLQRVAEVWGASNKGFVLESRLAGWLAGNRADLRIWLNAPEEVRVDRTADREEMESEMRVREVQEVGRFERTYGVDVTDTSFYDLSVNTARWSRESVVAIIMQAVQEYAYENDEGAFTNELELPETEEETELGPGT; from the coding sequence ATGGAGCACAACCTCCTCATCACGGTGTCGGGGCCGCCGGGCAGCGGGGCGTCGAGCACGTCGCAGGCGCTGGCGGAGGCACTCGGGGTACAGCGGGTCGACGGCGGCGAGGTCTTCCGCGAGCTGGCGGAGGAGCGGGGGATGAGCCTCACGCAGTTCTCCGCGAAGGCGGACGAGGACCCGGAGATCGACCAGCTCATCGACCGCCGCCTCCAGCGCGTCGCGGAGGTCTGGGGCGCCTCCAACAAGGGCTTCGTCCTGGAGTCGCGGCTGGCGGGCTGGCTGGCCGGCAACCGCGCCGACCTCCGCATCTGGCTCAACGCTCCCGAGGAGGTCCGCGTCGACCGGACCGCGGACCGCGAGGAGATGGAGTCCGAGATGCGGGTCCGCGAGGTCCAGGAGGTCGGCCGCTTCGAGCGCACCTACGGCGTCGACGTGACCGACACGTCGTTCTACGACCTGTCGGTCAACACCGCGCGCTGGTCGCGCGAATCGGTCGTGGCCATCATCATGCAGGCGGTCCAGGAGTACGCGTACGAGAACGACGAGGGGGCGTTCACCAACGAACTGGAGCTGCCCGAGACGGAGGAGGAGACGGAGCTGGGACCAGGGACGTGA
- a CDS encoding DM13 domain-containing protein, translating into MVTRRTVLAGMGLGLAGVGSAFAYEQLAPERATRVENGGGGSGPSLSTAAETLASGQFSGKAGHRCSGRVDLVHDEGAHFLRFVNYEQTQGPDVFVYVCPDADPDTAAEIAAGTKVLIDGGADGGESTKTGTFVQRLPDGVDVASIRGVGIWCENFRTPFGAATLE; encoded by the coding sequence ATGGTCACGAGACGAACGGTTCTGGCGGGCATGGGGCTGGGATTGGCGGGTGTCGGCAGTGCGTTCGCCTACGAGCAACTGGCGCCCGAGCGCGCGACCCGGGTCGAGAATGGCGGCGGGGGGAGCGGCCCGAGCCTGAGTACGGCGGCCGAGACGCTCGCCAGCGGCCAGTTCTCCGGGAAAGCGGGCCACCGGTGCAGCGGCCGGGTCGACCTCGTCCACGACGAGGGCGCCCACTTCCTCCGCTTCGTGAACTACGAGCAGACACAGGGCCCCGACGTGTTCGTCTACGTCTGTCCCGACGCGGACCCCGACACCGCGGCGGAGATCGCGGCGGGGACGAAGGTGCTCATCGACGGCGGTGCGGACGGGGGCGAGTCGACGAAGACGGGCACGTTCGTCCAGCGGCTTCCGGATGGGGTGGACGTGGCCTCGATCCGTGGCGTCGGCATCTGGTGCGAGAACTTCCGGACGCCGTTCGGCGCCGCGACCCTGGAGTAG
- a CDS encoding alpha/beta fold hydrolase has translation MTTFVLVHGSFHDGSAWEPVVRQLEQMGHTAYAPTVAGHGPDGNKDVTHADCSGSVEDYIVDRELEDIVLLGHSFGGSIIPKVAERIPDRITRLVFHNAFVVEDGNCVLDECPPPIQELFRALADESPDGSFTVPFPVWRDGFINDADIDVARSTYEELSPTPFQPFVDELDMSAFHSLELPSSYLYATEDGTLPQTDEWSWHPHMSSRLGLFRLVKMPGSHEVVFTNPQGLAAKIVEAGRE, from the coding sequence ATGACAACGTTCGTATTAGTGCACGGTTCGTTCCACGACGGATCGGCATGGGAACCGGTCGTCCGGCAGTTAGAGCAGATGGGGCACACGGCATACGCGCCGACAGTCGCTGGCCACGGACCAGACGGGAACAAGGACGTCACTCACGCTGATTGCTCCGGGTCGGTCGAGGACTACATCGTCGACAGGGAACTGGAGGACATCGTGCTGCTGGGCCACAGTTTCGGTGGCTCCATCATCCCGAAGGTAGCCGAGCGGATTCCGGACCGCATCACCCGTCTCGTCTTCCACAACGCGTTCGTGGTGGAGGACGGCAACTGCGTGCTGGACGAATGTCCGCCGCCCATACAGGAGCTCTTCCGGGCGTTGGCCGACGAATCACCGGACGGCTCGTTCACGGTCCCGTTCCCGGTCTGGCGCGATGGCTTCATCAACGACGCCGACATCGACGTCGCTCGCTCGACCTACGAGGAACTGTCGCCGACCCCGTTCCAACCGTTCGTCGACGAACTGGACATGAGCGCGTTCCACTCGCTCGAACTCCCGAGCAGCTACCTCTACGCGACGGAGGACGGGACCCTCCCACAGACCGACGAGTGGAGCTGGCATCCACACATGTCGAGTCGGCTCGGGCTGTTCCGACTGGTGAAGATGCCCGGCAGCCACGAGGTCGTCTTCACGAACCCCCAGGGACTGGCTGCGAAGATCGTCGAGGCAGGGCGCGAGTAG
- a CDS encoding transcriptional regulator: MTRSALVENVTAMLEDAGFLVSDRCAIRPKSFDMAARRGEDTLLLKVLVNIDAFDAATGAEMRRLGHYLGATPMVIGLRTRDEELKPGVVYFRQGVPVLSPDTAMDLFVEEVPPLIYAAPGGLYVNIDSEVLADAREEKDWSLGRLAQELGVSRRTVSKYEDGMNASVEVAAELEDVFDAPLTSPVEVLDGAEAVREGDPTPDDPDADPDDEPVIAVLTRVGYDVHPTDRAPFKAVGEARRSRLASMLTGHSSFDRTAEKRARIMSSVGRVTRTQSVYVVDRATRDSVEGTALVEREEIEQVEDADDLRDLIQDRVDIDVEEPA, translated from the coding sequence ATGACCCGGTCCGCACTGGTCGAGAACGTGACCGCGATGCTCGAGGACGCGGGCTTCCTCGTCAGCGACCGGTGTGCGATCCGCCCGAAGAGCTTCGACATGGCCGCACGGCGGGGGGAGGACACGCTCCTCCTGAAGGTGCTGGTCAACATCGACGCGTTCGACGCGGCGACCGGCGCGGAGATGCGCCGCCTCGGCCACTACCTGGGCGCGACGCCGATGGTCATCGGCCTGCGCACCCGGGACGAGGAACTCAAGCCCGGCGTCGTCTACTTCCGCCAGGGCGTCCCCGTCCTCTCGCCGGACACCGCGATGGACCTGTTCGTCGAGGAGGTGCCGCCGCTCATCTACGCGGCCCCCGGTGGCCTGTACGTCAACATCGACAGCGAGGTGCTGGCCGACGCCCGCGAGGAGAAGGACTGGTCGCTCGGCCGTCTCGCACAGGAGCTGGGCGTCTCCCGTCGGACCGTCTCGAAGTACGAGGACGGCATGAACGCCTCCGTCGAGGTCGCCGCGGAACTGGAGGACGTGTTCGACGCGCCGCTCACCTCGCCCGTCGAGGTGCTGGACGGCGCCGAGGCGGTCCGCGAGGGCGACCCCACGCCCGACGACCCCGACGCCGACCCGGACGACGAGCCCGTCATCGCCGTGCTCACCCGGGTCGGCTACGACGTCCACCCGACCGACCGCGCACCGTTCAAGGCCGTCGGCGAGGCCCGCCGTTCCCGCCTCGCGTCGATGCTGACGGGGCACTCCTCGTTCGACCGGACGGCCGAGAAGCGGGCCCGAATCATGTCATCGGTCGGCCGCGTCACCCGGACCCAGTCGGTGTACGTCGTCGACCGTGCCACGCGGGACAGCGTCGAGGGGACCGCGCTCGTCGAGCGCGAGGAGATCGAACAGGTCGAGGACGCGGACGACCTGCGCGACCTCATCCAGGACCGCGTCGACATCGACGTCGAGGAGCCGGCGTAG
- a CDS encoding tRNA(Ile)(2)-agmatinylcytidine synthase: MTVVGLDDTDSRDAGMCTTYAAARLAERLREEGAAVARVCLVRLNPAVEHKTRGNAALAVHTDAAVDVAFAAARDLVDAHAVVDDPRTNPGVVALGGAPASVPGSVAEFAGVAVRDLLSRERAHETLSGVEAVETRHATWGDGRGVVGALAAAGAWRAWDDADLDPTYEHIVYRPRERWGTERDVAHESVFAAADREYPAVWDTVDHGENETVCVPHTPGPVLYGIRGDDPDACRAVADAIDAEPAERACTFVTNQGTDAHLREAPIRAVADDRAYRLDAVVASTPETRRGGHVFLDLGPPDEGADVTLGCAAFEPTKRFRDRVRALRVGDRLTVCGEVSDGTLKLEKFAVRALVRTESVTPDCPDCGRSMSSAGRGQGYRCRDCGTSAPGRVERPIERSLERGWYEVPPCARRHIAKPLVRGGFDAPTHPKR; encoded by the coding sequence GTGACCGTCGTTGGCCTCGACGACACGGACTCGCGCGACGCGGGGATGTGCACCACGTACGCGGCCGCACGCCTCGCCGAGCGACTGCGCGAGGAGGGTGCGGCGGTGGCCCGTGTCTGCCTGGTCCGGCTGAACCCGGCCGTCGAGCACAAGACCCGGGGTAACGCCGCGCTCGCGGTCCACACCGACGCCGCGGTCGATGTGGCGTTCGCGGCCGCCCGCGACCTCGTGGACGCCCACGCGGTGGTCGACGACCCGCGGACGAACCCGGGCGTGGTCGCCCTCGGCGGCGCGCCCGCCTCCGTTCCCGGGAGCGTCGCCGAGTTCGCCGGCGTCGCGGTCCGTGACCTGCTGTCCCGCGAGCGGGCCCACGAGACGCTCTCCGGCGTCGAGGCCGTCGAGACGCGCCACGCGACCTGGGGCGACGGCCGGGGCGTCGTGGGCGCGCTCGCGGCCGCCGGCGCGTGGCGCGCCTGGGACGACGCCGACCTCGACCCGACCTACGAGCACATCGTCTACCGCCCGCGCGAGCGCTGGGGCACCGAGCGCGACGTGGCCCACGAGAGCGTCTTCGCGGCCGCCGACCGCGAGTACCCGGCCGTCTGGGACACGGTCGACCACGGCGAGAACGAGACGGTCTGCGTGCCCCACACGCCCGGCCCGGTGCTGTACGGCATCCGCGGCGACGACCCCGACGCCTGCCGGGCGGTCGCGGACGCCATCGACGCGGAGCCGGCCGAGCGGGCGTGTACGTTCGTCACGAACCAGGGGACGGATGCCCACCTCCGCGAGGCACCGATCCGGGCGGTGGCGGACGACCGCGCGTACCGTCTCGACGCCGTCGTCGCCTCGACACCCGAGACGCGCCGGGGCGGCCACGTCTTCCTCGACCTCGGGCCACCCGACGAGGGCGCCGACGTGACGCTGGGCTGCGCGGCGTTCGAGCCGACGAAGCGCTTCCGCGACCGGGTCCGGGCGCTCCGGGTGGGCGACCGACTCACTGTCTGCGGCGAGGTGAGCGACGGCACGCTGAAACTCGAGAAGTTCGCGGTCCGGGCCCTCGTCCGGACCGAGTCCGTCACCCCGGACTGCCCGGACTGCGGCCGCTCGATGTCGTCGGCGGGTCGCGGGCAGGGGTACCGGTGTCGCGACTGCGGGACCTCGGCGCCGGGCAGGGTCGAGCGACCCATCGAGCGGTCGCTGGAGCGGGGCTGGTACGAGGTGCCGCCCTGTGCCCGCCGACACATCGCGAAACCGCTGGTCAGGGGCGGGTTCGACGCGCCGACGCACCCCAAGCGATAG
- a CDS encoding MTH1187 family thiamine-binding protein encodes MTVVALLSVAPVIEDSMAGEVAKAVAALDEFDVSYETNPMGTVIEADDIGTLFAAAQAAHEAVDGDRVSTVLKIDDKRTREFEAREKVEAVERELGREARKGRDR; translated from the coding sequence ATGACGGTCGTCGCACTCCTGTCGGTCGCACCGGTCATCGAGGACAGCATGGCGGGCGAGGTGGCGAAGGCGGTCGCCGCCCTCGACGAGTTCGACGTCTCGTACGAGACGAACCCGATGGGGACGGTCATCGAGGCCGACGACATCGGGACCCTGTTCGCCGCCGCGCAGGCCGCCCACGAGGCCGTCGACGGCGACCGCGTCAGCACGGTCCTGAAGATCGACGACAAGCGGACCCGGGAGTTCGAGGCCCGCGAGAAGGTCGAGGCCGTCGAGCGGGAACTGGGACGCGAGGCGAGGAAGGGACGGGATCGATGA
- a CDS encoding alpha/beta fold hydrolase, with protein MSDDSTDAATASDPETRPDDPVAAGDTEEYGNVELEANGLTFECIVEQPATDATDEGDLAVCLHGFPDDAGSMVPVLDALAESGYTAVAPYMRGYAPTDPAPDGEYTAEALGADANALLDVAADHFDRDGDRVLVGHDWGAVATYAAAAADPDAMDRLVAMAVPPRFEALLTRYPKQILRSWYMWLFQVPGAPEQALRWRDFEFVEFLWGLWSPGWDYPRSRIESVKATLERDDTVEHALAYYRQIVGGGLKGMVLHGPPSPDEGPTIEVPALLVTGERDGCIGTGLYEGAERAFDGPCRVLRVSDAGHFVHQERPALVGDEIRRFVDDG; from the coding sequence ATGAGCGACGACTCCACGGACGCCGCGACGGCGAGCGACCCCGAGACGCGCCCGGACGACCCGGTCGCGGCTGGCGACACGGAGGAGTACGGCAACGTCGAACTCGAGGCGAACGGCCTCACCTTCGAGTGCATCGTCGAGCAGCCCGCGACCGACGCGACCGACGAGGGCGACCTCGCGGTCTGCCTCCACGGCTTCCCGGACGACGCCGGCTCGATGGTGCCGGTTCTCGACGCGCTCGCGGAGTCGGGCTACACCGCCGTCGCCCCGTACATGCGCGGGTACGCACCAACAGACCCCGCGCCAGACGGCGAGTACACGGCCGAGGCGCTGGGCGCCGACGCGAACGCCCTGCTGGACGTGGCGGCCGACCACTTCGACCGCGACGGCGACCGCGTGCTGGTGGGCCACGACTGGGGTGCCGTCGCGACGTACGCCGCCGCGGCCGCCGACCCGGACGCGATGGACCGGCTGGTGGCGATGGCGGTCCCGCCACGGTTCGAGGCGCTGCTGACGCGCTACCCGAAGCAGATCCTCCGCTCGTGGTACATGTGGCTGTTCCAGGTCCCGGGCGCCCCGGAGCAGGCGCTCCGGTGGCGGGACTTCGAGTTCGTGGAGTTCCTCTGGGGCCTCTGGAGCCCCGGCTGGGACTACCCCCGGAGCCGCATCGAGAGCGTGAAGGCCACCCTGGAGCGCGACGACACCGTCGAGCACGCGCTCGCGTACTACCGCCAGATCGTCGGGGGCGGGCTGAAGGGGATGGTCCTCCACGGTCCGCCCTCGCCCGACGAGGGCCCGACCATCGAGGTGCCGGCGCTGCTCGTGACGGGCGAGCGCGACGGCTGTATCGGGACCGGGTTGTACGAGGGGGCCGAGCGGGCGTTCGACGGGCCCTGCCGCGTCCTCCGGGTCAGCGACGCGGGCCACTTCGTCCACCAGGAGCGGCCCGCGCTGGTCGGCGACGAGATCCGGCGCTTCGTCGACGACGGCTGA
- a CDS encoding YihY/virulence factor BrkB family protein, with amino-acid sequence MSSRVFDDPRLRRARTVLEAIVREVRAENVTFMAGSIAYHAFVSLVPFLLLVLFLINRIGDEALARAFLAAIAANLTPAGATEGGVIGQFTELLLQAATSGTQNASISLLSLVALVWGTLRIFRGLDQAFSDIYESESLNTFLDQVLDGVVVFGALGVALFLVSAAERFVGLPSLGAADAVLRPLISVLSVGVALLPMYYVFPDEDVSVREIVPGALVAALGWVALSGVFRYYVAASSTSSYGIVGVIILLITWLYFGGLILLVGASVNAVLAGRSEDVENIAWGAAPGTHHSYNDDAFVEPLRELKSALDAAEAEGYDEVRVAVGDHEVTIPRADEATVRVKTVDRPRILGGDHETGELLLRWDSRAGGRDDETDT; translated from the coding sequence ATGAGCAGTCGGGTGTTCGACGACCCGCGCCTCCGGCGCGCGCGGACCGTCCTGGAGGCCATCGTCCGGGAGGTCCGGGCGGAGAACGTCACGTTCATGGCCGGGAGCATCGCCTACCACGCCTTCGTCTCGCTGGTACCGTTCCTGTTGCTGGTGCTGTTCCTCATCAATCGGATCGGCGACGAGGCGCTCGCGCGGGCGTTCCTCGCGGCCATCGCGGCCAACCTCACGCCCGCCGGCGCGACGGAGGGGGGCGTCATCGGGCAGTTCACGGAGCTCCTGCTCCAGGCGGCCACCAGCGGCACGCAGAACGCCAGCATCTCGCTGCTCTCGCTCGTCGCGCTCGTCTGGGGGACCCTGCGCATCTTCCGTGGGCTCGACCAGGCGTTCTCGGACATCTACGAGTCCGAGTCGCTGAACACGTTCCTCGACCAGGTGCTCGACGGCGTGGTCGTCTTCGGCGCCCTCGGCGTCGCCCTCTTCCTCGTCAGCGCGGCCGAGCGCTTCGTCGGGCTCCCGTCGCTCGGCGCCGCCGACGCCGTCCTCCGACCGCTCATCTCGGTCCTCAGCGTCGGCGTCGCGCTCCTTCCGATGTACTACGTCTTCCCCGACGAGGACGTGAGCGTCCGCGAGATCGTCCCGGGCGCGCTGGTCGCCGCGCTGGGGTGGGTCGCACTCAGCGGGGTGTTCCGCTACTACGTCGCGGCCTCCTCGACCTCCTCGTACGGTATCGTCGGCGTCATCATCCTCCTCATCACCTGGCTCTACTTCGGGGGGCTGATCCTGCTCGTCGGGGCCTCGGTCAACGCGGTGCTGGCCGGCCGCAGCGAGGACGTCGAGAACATCGCCTGGGGCGCTGCCCCCGGAACCCACCACTCGTACAACGACGACGCGTTCGTCGAGCCGCTCCGCGAACTGAAGTCGGCTCTCGACGCCGCCGAGGCGGAGGGCTACGACGAGGTCCGTGTCGCCGTCGGTGACCACGAGGTGACGATCCCCCGCGCGGACGAGGCCACGGTCCGGGTCAAGACCGTCGACCGCCCCCGGATCCTCGGCGGCGACCACGAGACAGGGGAACTCCTGTTGCGCTGGGACTCGCGCGCCGGCGGCCGCGACGACGAGACCGACACGTGA
- a CDS encoding nuclear transport factor 2 family protein, whose protein sequence is MPADAGDLARDYYRTIDEGAYGELRDLLADAFVQRRPDRTLEGADRFVRFMREERPETDTTHVVERVYRADPRDDGDGASGPIGDVDADRYVAVEGRLERANGEQWFRFVDTFAVVDGRLATLRTYTM, encoded by the coding sequence ATGCCCGCCGATGCCGGCGATCTCGCCCGGGACTACTACCGGACCATCGACGAGGGTGCGTACGGGGAGCTGCGCGACCTGCTGGCCGACGCGTTCGTCCAGCGGCGGCCCGACCGGACGCTGGAGGGGGCCGACCGGTTCGTCCGGTTCATGCGCGAGGAGCGCCCGGAGACCGACACCACGCACGTCGTCGAGCGCGTCTACCGGGCCGACCCGCGCGACGACGGTGACGGGGCCTCCGGCCCCATCGGGGACGTGGACGCGGACCGGTACGTGGCCGTCGAGGGGCGGCTGGAGCGGGCGAACGGGGAGCAGTGGTTCCGGTTCGTCGACACCTTCGCCGTCGTCGACGGCCGACTGGCCACGCTGAGGACGTACACGATGTAA